In Streptomyces ambofaciens ATCC 23877, a single genomic region encodes these proteins:
- a CDS encoding DivIVA domain-containing protein: MVMFLFLVVALAVVVAAVTLAVVSGGDSGPLPDAAPERLRDSLPPDRPVGRADVERLRFPLVARGYRMADVDDALGRLGAELAERDARIADLESALAGARAAVAHRHVSMEKPAREEQQ; this comes from the coding sequence ATGGTCATGTTCCTGTTCCTCGTCGTCGCGCTGGCCGTCGTGGTCGCCGCGGTGACGCTCGCCGTGGTGAGCGGCGGCGACAGCGGGCCGCTGCCCGACGCCGCCCCCGAGCGGCTGCGGGACTCCCTGCCCCCGGACCGCCCGGTCGGCCGCGCCGACGTGGAGCGGCTCCGCTTCCCCCTCGTCGCCCGCGGCTACCGCATGGCGGACGTCGACGACGCCCTCGGCCGCCTCGGCGCCGAGCTCGCCGAGCGCGACGCCCGCATCGCCGACCTGGAGTCCGCGCTGGCCGGTGCCCGGGCCGCCGTCGCCCACCGGCACGTCTCCATGGAGAAGCCGGCCCGGGAGGAGCAGCAGTGA
- the dapE gene encoding succinyl-diaminopimelate desuccinylase produces the protein MADTPLDLTLDAAELTARLVDFPSESGTEKPLADAIETALRALGHLSVERYGNNVVARTDLGRAERVILAGHIDTVPIAENVPSRLDEDGVLWGCGTCDMKAGVAVQLRIAATVPAPNRDLTFVFYDNEEVAADLNGLKHVAEAHPEWLQGDFAVLLEPSDGQVEGGCQGTLRVLLRTTGERAHSARSWMGSNAIHAAAPILARLAAYVPRYPVIDGLEYREGLNAVGITGGVAGNVIPDECVVTVNFRYAPDRSPEEALAHVREVFADCGVAEFVVDDHSGAALPGLSHPAAAAFIEAVGGTPQPKYGWTDVSRFSALGVPAVNYGPGNPHLAHKRDERVETAKILAGEERLRSWLTA, from the coding sequence ATGGCCGATACCCCGCTTGACCTCACGCTGGACGCCGCGGAGCTCACCGCGCGGCTCGTCGACTTCCCCTCCGAGAGCGGCACCGAGAAGCCGCTCGCGGACGCGATCGAGACCGCCCTGCGCGCGCTGGGGCACCTGTCGGTCGAGCGGTACGGCAACAACGTCGTGGCGCGCACGGACCTGGGCCGGGCGGAGCGCGTGATCCTGGCCGGCCACATCGACACCGTCCCGATCGCCGAGAACGTACCGTCCCGGCTCGACGAGGACGGCGTCCTGTGGGGCTGCGGCACCTGCGACATGAAGGCCGGCGTCGCCGTCCAGCTGCGCATCGCGGCGACCGTCCCGGCCCCCAACCGCGACCTGACCTTCGTCTTCTACGACAACGAGGAGGTCGCCGCCGACCTCAACGGCCTCAAGCACGTCGCCGAGGCACACCCCGAGTGGCTGCAGGGCGACTTCGCGGTGCTCCTCGAACCGTCGGACGGCCAGGTGGAGGGCGGTTGCCAGGGCACGCTGCGGGTGCTGCTGAGGACGACGGGGGAGAGGGCGCACTCCGCCCGCTCCTGGATGGGCTCCAACGCGATCCACGCCGCCGCCCCGATCCTCGCGCGCCTGGCGGCCTACGTGCCGCGCTACCCGGTGATCGACGGCCTGGAGTACCGCGAGGGCCTGAACGCGGTCGGCATCACGGGCGGGGTCGCGGGCAACGTCATCCCCGACGAGTGCGTGGTCACGGTCAACTTCCGCTATGCCCCGGACCGCAGCCCCGAGGAGGCCCTCGCCCACGTGCGCGAGGTCTTCGCGGACTGCGGGGTGGCGGAGTTCGTCGTCGACGACCACAGCGGCGCGGCCCTGCCGGGCCTGTCCCACCCGGCCGCGGCGGCCTTCATCGAGGCGGTGGGCGGCACCCCGCAGCCCAAGTACGGCTGGACGGACGTGTCGCGCTTCTCGGCGCTCGGCGTCCCGGCGGTCAACTACGGCCCGGGCAACCCGCACTTGGCGCACAAGCGGGACGAGCGGGTGGAGACGGCCAAGATCCTCGCCGGGGAGGAGCGGCTGCGGTCCTGGCTGACGGCGTGA
- a CDS encoding transglutaminase-like domain-containing protein, protein MRHPHPPSPERSAELRRRFAEEARSERPDLAALCLLVGAQADGTLDDAGLDAAQMELDLLAGQLPFRPGSPEAWAAAVRDLLGERYGFHGVAADYQRLESSLLHEVLRRRRGLPIMLSVVWLEVARRAGAPVYGVALPGHFVIGFGPETGPGPGSQEGRVLADPFDGGRVLSGNDAEVLVAGATGAGLRASMLEPAAPLDVVARVLNNIRAWAAARPERSDVGLWAIELALLLPAHAARLRYERARLLVQRGEFTTGAGELEAYAEVVAAVDETVAEQVRGEARAARAMLN, encoded by the coding sequence ATGCGTCATCCTCATCCCCCGTCGCCGGAGCGCTCCGCCGAACTGCGGCGGCGGTTCGCCGAGGAAGCCCGGTCCGAACGGCCCGATCTGGCGGCGCTCTGCCTGCTGGTGGGCGCGCAGGCGGACGGGACGCTGGACGACGCGGGCCTGGACGCCGCGCAGATGGAACTGGACCTGCTGGCCGGGCAGCTGCCGTTCCGGCCGGGTTCGCCGGAGGCCTGGGCGGCGGCGGTGCGGGACCTGCTCGGCGAGCGCTACGGGTTCCACGGGGTCGCGGCGGACTACCAGCGGCTGGAGTCGTCATTGCTGCACGAGGTGCTGCGGCGCCGGCGCGGGCTGCCGATCATGCTGTCCGTGGTGTGGCTCGAGGTGGCCCGGCGGGCGGGGGCCCCGGTGTACGGGGTCGCGCTGCCGGGGCACTTCGTGATCGGCTTCGGGCCGGAGACCGGTCCGGGGCCCGGGTCGCAGGAGGGGCGGGTGCTCGCCGACCCGTTCGACGGCGGGCGGGTGCTCAGCGGGAACGACGCGGAGGTGCTGGTGGCGGGCGCCACGGGGGCCGGCCTGCGGGCGTCGATGCTGGAGCCCGCGGCGCCGCTGGACGTGGTGGCGCGCGTCCTGAACAACATCCGGGCGTGGGCGGCGGCCCGGCCTGAGCGCTCGGACGTCGGCTTGTGGGCGATCGAGCTGGCCCTGCTGCTGCCGGCGCACGCGGCGCGGCTGCGGTACGAGCGGGCCCGGTTGCTGGTGCAGCGCGGGGAGTTCACGACGGGGGCCGGGGAGTTGGAGGCGTACGCCGAGGTGGTGGCCGCGGTGGACGAGACGGTCGCGGAGCAGGTGCGCGGGGAGGCACGGGCGGCCCGCGCGATGCTCAACTAG
- a CDS encoding bifunctional succinyldiaminopimelate transaminase/glutamate-prephenate aminotransferase has product MSAVSERLPTFPWDRLEPYKKTAAAHPDGIVDLSVGTPVDPVPELIQKALTDAADSPGYPTVWGTPALRDAITGWIGRRLGARDATHRHVLPIVGSKELVAWLPTQLGLGPGDKVAFPRLAYPTYEVGARLARAEYEAYDDPTELDPAGLRLLWLNSPSNPTGKVLSQAELTRIVAWAREHGVLVVSDECYLELGWEADPVSVLHPDVNGGSYDGLVAVHSLSKRSNLAGYRAAFLAGDPAVLGPLLEIRKHGGMMTSAPTQAAVVAALGDDEHVRVQRERYAARRTALREALAGHGFRIEHSEASLYLWATREESCWDTVAHLAERGILVAPGDFYGPAGENFVRVAFTATDERVHAAVRRLTA; this is encoded by the coding sequence GTGTCCGCAGTCTCCGAGCGCCTGCCCACCTTCCCCTGGGACAGGCTGGAGCCGTACAAGAAGACGGCCGCCGCGCACCCCGACGGCATCGTCGACCTCTCCGTCGGCACCCCGGTCGACCCGGTTCCCGAGCTGATCCAGAAGGCCCTGACCGACGCGGCGGACTCCCCGGGCTACCCGACGGTCTGGGGCACCCCGGCGCTGCGCGACGCGATCACCGGCTGGATCGGGCGTCGCCTCGGCGCCCGCGACGCCACCCACCGCCACGTCCTGCCCATCGTCGGCTCCAAGGAACTCGTCGCCTGGCTCCCCACCCAGCTGGGCCTCGGCCCCGGCGACAAGGTGGCCTTCCCGCGCCTGGCCTACCCGACCTACGAGGTCGGCGCGCGCCTGGCCCGCGCGGAGTACGAGGCGTACGACGACCCGACCGAGCTGGACCCGGCGGGGCTGAGGCTGCTGTGGCTCAACTCCCCGTCGAACCCGACCGGCAAGGTCCTCTCCCAGGCCGAGCTGACCCGCATCGTGGCGTGGGCGCGCGAGCACGGCGTCCTCGTCGTCTCCGACGAGTGCTACCTGGAGCTGGGCTGGGAGGCCGACCCGGTCTCCGTCCTGCACCCGGACGTCAACGGCGGCTCCTACGACGGCCTGGTGGCCGTCCACTCGCTCTCCAAGCGCTCCAACCTCGCGGGCTACCGCGCGGCCTTCCTGGCGGGCGACCCGGCGGTCCTGGGCCCGCTCCTGGAGATCCGCAAGCACGGCGGCATGATGACGTCCGCGCCGACGCAGGCGGCCGTGGTGGCGGCCCTCGGCGACGACGAGCACGTCCGCGTCCAGCGCGAGCGCTACGCGGCCCGCCGCACGGCGCTGCGCGAGGCACTGGCCGGCCACGGCTTCCGCATCGAGCACAGCGAGGCCAGCCTCTACCTCTGGGCCACGCGCGAGGAGTCCTGCTGGGACACGGTGGCCCACCTCGCCGAGCGCGGCATCCTGGTGGCCCCCGGCGACTTCTACGGCCCGGCGGGCGAGAACTTCGTCCGGGTCGCCTTCACGGCGACGGACGAACGCGTCCACGCGGCCGTACGACGCCTGACCGCCTGA
- a CDS encoding enoyl-CoA hydratase/isomerase family protein — MADTVLYEVSDGLATITLNRPEAMNALNIETKVALRDAVRSAAADGAVRAVLLTAAGDRAFCVGQDLKEHIGLLAADRETGSGQTMSTVREHYNPIVRALAEAGKPVVAAVNGVAAGAGFGFALAADYRIVADTAAFNTSFAGVALTADSGISWTLPRVVGPGRAADLLLFPRSIGAREAYELGIANRVVPAADLRAEAERTARALAEGPTVAYAALKEAMAYGLTHSLSETLEKEDELQSRAGSSEDHAIAVRAFVNKEKPTYLGR; from the coding sequence ATGGCCGACACCGTGCTCTACGAGGTGAGCGACGGGCTCGCGACGATCACGCTGAACCGCCCCGAGGCGATGAACGCGCTGAACATCGAGACCAAGGTCGCGCTCCGGGACGCGGTGCGCTCCGCGGCGGCGGACGGGGCCGTGCGGGCGGTGCTGCTGACCGCCGCCGGCGACCGGGCGTTCTGCGTCGGCCAGGACCTCAAGGAGCACATCGGGCTGCTGGCCGCGGACCGGGAGACCGGCTCCGGGCAGACCATGAGCACGGTGCGCGAGCACTACAACCCGATCGTGCGGGCACTCGCCGAGGCCGGGAAGCCGGTGGTCGCCGCCGTGAACGGCGTGGCGGCCGGAGCGGGCTTCGGTTTCGCGCTGGCGGCCGACTACCGGATCGTCGCGGACACGGCGGCCTTCAACACGTCCTTCGCGGGCGTCGCGCTCACCGCCGACTCGGGCATCTCCTGGACGCTGCCGCGTGTCGTCGGTCCCGGGCGCGCCGCCGACCTGCTGCTCTTCCCGCGCAGCATCGGCGCCCGGGAGGCGTACGAGCTGGGCATCGCCAACCGGGTCGTGCCCGCCGCCGACCTGCGCGCCGAGGCCGAGCGGACGGCGCGTGCGCTCGCCGAGGGTCCGACGGTGGCGTACGCGGCCCTGAAGGAGGCCATGGCGTACGGGCTGACGCACTCGCTCTCCGAGACGCTGGAGAAGGAGGACGAGCTGCAGTCGCGGGCGGGGTCCTCCGAGGACCACGCGATCGCGGTGCGGGCGTTCGTGAACAAGGAGAAGCCGACGTACCTGGGGCGCTGA
- a CDS encoding heavy metal transporter encodes MLQPSPPRKRHGRLLRSGAALLVLLAVAGYLAVQYVTGGAGAPGCRVVSGEDGRETYEFSPEQAVNAAAITAVGTARDLPERAVTIALATALQESSLRNIDHGDRDSLGLFQQRPSQGWGTPEEIMDPAYSAGLFYDHLVKVPGYTRLPLTVAAQRVQRSGFPQAYAKHEPDATLLAAALTGRSAATLTCEGRPGANRAKGPDAVRAALVRDFGRDVLQPAGAEADAPAAQPAPSASAGGTDGRTVTLPVASGTGPGAEASPERRGWQLAHWAVANASSLHIQRVSYAGREWTAGHTDSTWRPTAGGGAQGAERAAGAVRITSAP; translated from the coding sequence GTGCTTCAGCCGTCGCCACCCCGCAAACGCCATGGCCGTCTCCTCCGTTCGGGGGCGGCCCTCCTGGTCCTGCTCGCGGTCGCCGGTTACCTCGCCGTGCAGTACGTCACCGGGGGCGCCGGCGCTCCGGGCTGCCGGGTCGTCTCGGGCGAGGACGGGCGGGAGACGTACGAGTTCTCACCGGAGCAGGCGGTCAACGCGGCGGCGATCACCGCGGTGGGCACCGCGCGCGACCTGCCGGAGCGTGCGGTGACGATCGCGCTGGCGACCGCGCTGCAGGAGTCGTCGCTGCGCAACATCGACCACGGCGACCGCGACTCGCTCGGCCTCTTCCAGCAGCGCCCCTCGCAGGGCTGGGGCACGCCGGAGGAGATCATGGACCCGGCGTACTCGGCCGGCCTGTTCTACGACCATCTGGTGAAGGTGCCCGGCTACACGCGCCTTCCGCTGACCGTCGCCGCGCAGCGGGTGCAGCGCAGCGGCTTCCCCCAGGCGTACGCCAAGCACGAACCGGACGCCACACTGCTCGCCGCCGCGCTGACCGGACGGTCCGCCGCGACGCTGACCTGCGAGGGCCGTCCCGGTGCGAACCGGGCCAAGGGGCCGGACGCGGTCCGCGCGGCGCTCGTGCGGGACTTCGGACGGGACGTCCTCCAGCCGGCCGGCGCGGAGGCGGACGCCCCGGCCGCGCAGCCCGCGCCCTCGGCGTCCGCGGGCGGCACCGACGGGCGGACCGTGACGCTGCCCGTGGCCTCCGGCACCGGCCCGGGCGCGGAGGCGAGCCCGGAGCGGCGCGGATGGCAGCTGGCGCACTGGGCGGTCGCCAACGCCTCCTCGCTGCACATCCAACGGGTCTCCTACGCGGGCCGGGAGTGGACCGCGGGGCACACCGACAGCACGTGGCGGCCGACGGCCGGGGGCGGCGCCCAGGGCGCGGAGCGGGCCGCGGGCGCGGTCCGGATCACCTCCGCTCCGTAG
- the sigE gene encoding RNA polymerase sigma factor SigE, translating to MNDTAADHSHANRPSTGHTQTATFSSDADGQAWTPPTWEEIVSTHSGRVYRLAYRLTGNQHDAEDLTQEVFVRVFRSLSTYTPGTFEGWLHRITTNLFLDMVRRKQRIRFDALGDDAAERLPSREPNPQQVFHDAHFDADVQQALDTLAPEFRAAVVLCDIEGLSYEEIAATLGVKLGTVRSRIHRGRSQLRKALAHRAPRTRAERRSFAARVPALGGGGTSA from the coding sequence GTGAACGACACCGCTGCTGACCACAGCCACGCCAACCGCCCCTCGACGGGACACACCCAGACCGCGACCTTCTCCAGCGACGCGGACGGGCAGGCGTGGACTCCGCCCACCTGGGAGGAGATCGTCAGCACCCACAGCGGCCGGGTCTACCGCCTCGCCTACCGCCTCACCGGCAACCAGCACGACGCCGAGGACCTCACCCAGGAGGTCTTCGTCCGCGTCTTCCGGTCGCTGTCGACCTACACGCCGGGCACCTTCGAGGGCTGGCTCCACCGCATCACCACCAATCTCTTCCTCGACATGGTGCGCCGCAAGCAGCGCATCCGCTTCGACGCGCTCGGTGACGACGCGGCCGAGCGGCTTCCGAGCAGGGAGCCCAACCCGCAGCAGGTCTTCCACGACGCCCACTTCGACGCGGACGTCCAGCAGGCCCTCGACACCCTCGCGCCGGAGTTCCGCGCCGCCGTCGTCCTGTGCGACATCGAGGGGCTGTCGTACGAGGAGATCGCCGCGACCCTCGGCGTCAAGCTCGGCACGGTCCGCTCCCGGATCCACCGGGGCCGGTCCCAGCTGCGCAAGGCACTCGCGCACCGCGCTCCCAGGACACGTGCCGAGCGTCGTTCGTTCGCGGCCCGTGTTCCGGCACTGGGAGGAGGGGGCACGAGCGCGTGA
- a CDS encoding DNA-3-methyladenine glycosylase I, with amino-acid sequence MSAGEAVAGPDGAPRCPWALSTADYVTYHDEEWGRPVHGDDALFERLSLEAFQSGLSWITILRRRPGFRAAFAGFQIAEVAAFTDEDRERLLADAGIIRNRAKIDATLANARELAGWAPGELDELIWLHAPDPAARPVPKTLADVPAVTPESTALSKALKKRGLRFVGPTTAYALMQACGLVDDHLAACVARRA; translated from the coding sequence GTGAGCGCCGGGGAGGCCGTGGCGGGCCCGGACGGCGCGCCGCGCTGCCCCTGGGCCCTGTCCACCGCGGACTACGTGACCTACCACGACGAGGAGTGGGGCCGCCCGGTCCACGGCGACGACGCCCTGTTCGAACGCCTCAGCCTGGAGGCCTTCCAGTCCGGCCTGTCGTGGATCACCATCCTGCGCCGCCGGCCCGGCTTCCGTGCCGCCTTCGCCGGCTTCCAGATCGCCGAGGTGGCGGCCTTCACCGACGAGGACCGCGAGCGCCTGCTCGCCGACGCGGGCATCATCCGCAACCGCGCGAAGATCGACGCGACCCTCGCCAACGCGCGCGAGCTGGCCGGCTGGGCCCCCGGCGAGCTGGACGAGCTGATCTGGTTGCACGCCCCCGACCCGGCCGCGCGCCCGGTCCCGAAGACCCTCGCCGACGTCCCGGCCGTCACCCCGGAGTCGACGGCTCTCTCCAAGGCGCTGAAGAAGCGGGGCCTGCGGTTCGTCGGCCCCACGACGGCGTACGCGCTGATGCAGGCGTGCGGACTGGTCGACGACCATCTGGCGGCGTGCGTGGCGCGGCGGGCCTGA
- the fdxA gene encoding ferredoxin, whose protein sequence is MTYVIAQPCVDVKDKACIEECPVDCIYEGQRSLYIHPDECVDCGACEPVCPVEAIFYEDDTPEEWKDYYKANVEFFDELGSPGGASKLGLIERDHPFISALPPQNQ, encoded by the coding sequence GTGACCTACGTCATCGCGCAGCCTTGTGTCGACGTGAAGGACAAGGCGTGCATCGAGGAGTGCCCGGTCGACTGCATCTACGAGGGCCAGCGGTCCTTGTACATCCACCCGGACGAATGCGTCGACTGTGGTGCCTGTGAGCCGGTCTGCCCGGTCGAGGCGATCTTCTACGAGGACGACACTCCGGAGGAGTGGAAGGACTACTACAAGGCGAACGTCGAGTTCTTCGACGAGCTCGGCTCGCCCGGTGGTGCCAGCAAGCTGGGGCTGATCGAGCGTGACCACCCCTTCATCTCCGCGCTGCCGCCGCAGAACCAGTAG
- the folP gene encoding dihydropteroate synthase, whose protein sequence is MSQGTLRLGRREFTAHEPVIMAIVNRTPDSFYDQGATFHDEPALARVEQAVADGAAIIDIGGVKAGPGDEVSAAEEARRTVGFVAEVRRRFPDVVISVDTWRHEVGEAVCEVGADLLNDAWGGVDPKLAEVAARYGVGLVCTHAGGAEPRTRPHRVTYDDVVADILKVTLGLVERAVALGVPRESVLIDPGHDFGKNTRHSLEATRRLGEMVDTGWPVLVSLSNKDFVGETLDRPVKERVLGTLATTAVSAWLGARVYRVHEVAETRQVLDMVATIAGHRAPAVARRGLA, encoded by the coding sequence ATGTCGCAGGGGACGCTGAGGCTGGGCAGGCGTGAATTCACGGCGCACGAGCCGGTGATCATGGCGATCGTGAACCGGACCCCGGACTCCTTCTACGACCAGGGGGCGACCTTCCACGACGAGCCCGCCCTCGCGCGCGTGGAGCAGGCGGTGGCCGACGGTGCCGCGATCATCGACATCGGCGGGGTGAAGGCGGGGCCGGGGGACGAGGTGTCGGCGGCGGAGGAGGCCCGGCGGACGGTGGGGTTCGTCGCGGAGGTGCGGCGGCGGTTCCCGGACGTCGTGATCAGCGTGGACACCTGGCGGCACGAGGTCGGCGAGGCCGTGTGCGAGGTGGGGGCCGACCTCCTGAACGACGCGTGGGGCGGCGTCGACCCGAAGCTCGCCGAGGTCGCGGCGCGGTACGGGGTGGGGCTGGTGTGCACGCACGCGGGTGGCGCCGAGCCGCGGACCCGGCCGCACCGGGTGACGTACGACGACGTCGTGGCCGACATCCTGAAGGTGACGCTGGGTCTGGTCGAGCGGGCGGTGGCGCTGGGGGTGCCGCGCGAGTCGGTGCTCATCGATCCGGGGCACGACTTCGGCAAGAACACGCGGCACAGCCTGGAGGCGACGCGGCGGCTCGGGGAGATGGTGGACACGGGGTGGCCGGTGCTGGTGTCGCTGTCCAACAAGGACTTCGTCGGGGAGACGCTGGACCGGCCCGTGAAGGAGCGGGTGCTCGGGACGCTGGCGACGACGGCGGTGTCGGCGTGGCTGGGTGCGCGGGTGTACCGGGTGCACGAGGTCGCGGAGACGCGGCAGGTGCTGGACATGGTGGCGACGATCGCGGGACACCGGGCCCCCGCGGTGGCCCGGCGGGGGCTGGCCTAG
- a CDS encoding TIGR00730 family Rossman fold protein yields MPTGNPEGKKQPPEEQRLGPVLRRRSQVQKSTTDQRLLDERAPTDWVHTDPWRVLRIQSEFIEGFGTLAELPPAISVFGSARTPADSPEYDAGVRLGRGLVEAGFAVITGGGPGAMEAANKGALEAKGTSVGLGIELPFEQGLNPYVDIGLNFRYFFVRKMMFVKYAQGFVVLPGGLGTLDELFEALTLVQTQKVTRFPIVLFGSEYWGGLVDWLRGTLVAQGKAAEKDLLLFHVTDDVEEAVALVSKEAGV; encoded by the coding sequence ATGCCGACCGGCAACCCCGAGGGCAAGAAGCAGCCACCGGAGGAGCAGCGCCTGGGCCCTGTCCTGCGACGGCGGAGTCAGGTCCAGAAGAGCACCACGGACCAGCGCCTGCTGGACGAGCGTGCCCCGACGGACTGGGTCCACACCGACCCGTGGCGCGTCCTGCGCATCCAGTCCGAGTTCATCGAGGGCTTCGGCACCCTGGCCGAGCTCCCGCCCGCGATCAGCGTCTTCGGCTCCGCCCGCACGCCGGCCGACTCGCCGGAGTACGACGCCGGGGTGCGGCTGGGACGCGGCCTGGTCGAGGCGGGCTTCGCCGTCATCACCGGCGGTGGGCCCGGCGCCATGGAGGCGGCCAACAAGGGTGCCCTGGAGGCGAAGGGCACGTCGGTCGGACTCGGCATCGAGCTGCCCTTCGAGCAGGGCCTCAACCCGTACGTCGACATCGGCCTGAACTTCCGCTACTTCTTCGTCCGCAAGATGATGTTCGTGAAGTACGCGCAGGGTTTCGTGGTCCTGCCCGGCGGGCTCGGCACCCTCGACGAGCTCTTCGAGGCCCTCACCCTGGTGCAGACCCAGAAGGTCACCCGCTTCCCCATCGTCCTGTTCGGCTCCGAGTACTGGGGCGGCCTGGTCGACTGGCTCCGGGGCACCCTGGTCGCCCAGGGCAAGGCCGCGGAGAAGGACCTCCTCCTCTTCCACGTCACGGACGACGTGGAGGAGGCGGTGGCCCTGGTCTCCAAGGAGGCGGGCGTCTAG
- a CDS encoding DUF3117 domain-containing protein codes for MAAMKPRTGDGPLEVTKEGRGIVMRVPLEGGGRLVVELTPDEADALGDALKKVVG; via the coding sequence ATGGCGGCCATGAAGCCGCGGACGGGCGATGGCCCGCTCGAGGTGACCAAGGAGGGGCGGGGCATCGTCATGCGCGTTCCGCTCGAAGGCGGCGGTCGACTCGTCGTCGAGCTGACCCCCGACGAGGCCGACGCGCTCGGCGACGCCCTCAAGAAGGTCGTCGGCTGA
- a CDS encoding GNAT family N-acetyltransferase, whose protein sequence is MEISAAGRLEVRITAADVGKRVSVRRLSEAGAPGEKFTDTVGVLTSWDKGVLLITRKSGESVRVDESALVAGKVVPPAPARRRGPAATYEELARAASRAWLPVESEWLGGWELRAAAGFTRRANSVLPLGDPGLPLDAALTAVRRWYGERGLPAYVQTATGAEGTQEMLCGELERRDWVREVTAEVWTGALAPVADRAEGTGVVLAREADEAWLARYQRKGVSEVALRVLGGGPSVWFATVPGAAGEAPAAIGRCVVDGRWASFAAVEVDPAQRRRGLATAVMAALARRALDEGASAAWLQVETDNARARALYTGMGFAAHHAYHHYREPADAGTDR, encoded by the coding sequence GTGGAAATCTCTGCCGCTGGGCGGCTTGAGGTCCGTATCACCGCTGCTGACGTGGGCAAACGAGTCTCCGTGCGGCGCTTGAGCGAAGCTGGTGCGCCGGGTGAGAAGTTCACCGATACGGTCGGTGTTCTCACATCATGGGACAAGGGTGTGCTGCTGATCACACGGAAGAGCGGCGAGAGCGTGCGCGTCGACGAATCGGCGCTGGTCGCGGGCAAGGTGGTGCCGCCCGCGCCCGCGCGTCGGCGCGGTCCCGCCGCCACCTACGAGGAGCTGGCGCGGGCCGCCTCGCGGGCGTGGCTGCCCGTGGAGAGCGAGTGGCTCGGCGGCTGGGAGCTGCGGGCCGCCGCCGGGTTCACGCGGCGGGCCAACTCGGTGCTGCCGCTCGGCGATCCGGGACTGCCGCTCGACGCGGCGCTGACCGCCGTACGCCGCTGGTACGGCGAGCGCGGTCTGCCCGCGTACGTCCAGACCGCCACCGGCGCCGAGGGCACGCAGGAGATGCTCTGCGGCGAGCTGGAGCGGCGGGACTGGGTGCGGGAGGTGACGGCGGAGGTGTGGACCGGCGCCCTGGCACCGGTCGCCGACCGGGCGGAGGGGACCGGTGTGGTCCTGGCCCGGGAGGCGGACGAGGCGTGGCTCGCGCGGTACCAGCGCAAGGGCGTGAGCGAGGTGGCCCTGCGGGTGCTGGGCGGGGGGCCGTCGGTGTGGTTCGCGACGGTCCCGGGTGCGGCGGGGGAGGCCCCGGCCGCGATCGGGCGGTGTGTCGTGGACGGGCGGTGGGCCTCCTTCGCGGCCGTCGAGGTCGACCCCGCGCAGCGCCGCCGGGGGCTCGCGACCGCCGTGATGGCCGCGCTGGCCCGGCGGGCGCTCGACGAGGGCGCGTCGGCGGCCTGGCTCCAGGTCGAGACGGACAACGCTCGGGCGCGGGCGCTGTACACCGGGATGGGCTTCGCCGCGCACCACGCGTACCACCACTACCGGGAACCGGCGGATGCCGGGACGGACCGGTGA
- a CDS encoding O-methyltransferase gives MCGFPTPTDTVTPRQRRGQERVITGNRQTSWAFADAYVAEDDALLWARDRAREAGLRSVTPGTGSALGLLAAAVDAKAVAEIGTGCGVSGIHLLHGMRPDGVLTTVDPEPEHQQFARQAFRAAGFASNRARFIPGRALDVLPRLADSGYDLVFCDGDRLEYLDYLAESLRLLRPGGLVAFEGVFGAGRTIDSGPQPTEVLRLRELLRAVRESQELVPSLLPVGDGLLCAAKR, from the coding sequence ATCTGCGGGTTCCCGACGCCAACGGATACAGTCACGCCGAGGCAACGACGGGGACAGGAGAGGGTCATTACCGGCAACCGGCAGACGAGCTGGGCGTTCGCCGACGCCTATGTCGCCGAGGACGACGCGCTGCTCTGGGCACGCGACCGGGCCCGCGAGGCGGGTCTGCGCTCGGTGACCCCGGGGACGGGCTCCGCGCTGGGACTGCTCGCCGCCGCCGTGGACGCCAAGGCGGTCGCGGAGATCGGCACCGGCTGCGGGGTCTCCGGGATCCATCTGTTGCACGGCATGCGGCCGGACGGCGTACTGACCACGGTCGACCCGGAGCCGGAGCACCAGCAGTTCGCCCGTCAGGCCTTCCGGGCCGCGGGGTTCGCGAGCAACCGGGCCCGCTTCATCCCGGGCCGCGCCCTGGACGTCCTTCCCCGGCTCGCGGACTCCGGTTACGACCTCGTCTTCTGCGACGGCGACCGTCTGGAGTACCTGGACTACCTCGCCGAATCGTTGCGCCTGCTGCGGCCCGGCGGGCTCGTGGCCTTCGAGGGCGTCTTCGGCGCCGGCCGGACGATCGACTCGGGACCGCAGCCCACCGAGGTGCTGCGGCTGCGGGAGCTGCTGCGCGCGGTCAGGGAGAGCCAGGAACTGGTGCCGTCACTGCTACCGGTGGGCGACGGACTGCTGTGCGCCGCCAAACGGTGA